The genomic segment GTGCCCGGTTGACCAGCTGCTTGTCTTCTTCCGACAGTTCGTCGATACCGAGGATCGCGATGATGTCCTGAAGGTCCTTGTACCGCTGCAGGATTCGAATGACTTCCTGCGCAACACGGTAGTGCTCGTCACCGACGACGCTCGGGTCGAGGATGGTGGAGCTCGATGCCAACGGGTCCACGGCGGGGAAGATGCCCTTGGAGAACACCGATCGGGAGAGCTCGGTGGTGGCGTCCAGGTGGGCGAACGTCGTCGCCGGCGCCGGGTCGGTGTAGTCGTCGGCCGGCACGTAGACCGCCTGCATCGACGTAATCGACTTGCCCCGCGTCGAGGTGATGCGCTCCTGCAGCTCACCCATCTCGTCGGCCAGCGTGGGCTGGTAGCCCACCGCCGACGGCATCCGGCCGAGCAGGGTCGACACCTCCGAGCCGGCCTGCGTGAACCGGAAGATGTTGTCGATGAACAGCAGCACGTCCTTGCCCGCCTCGTCGCGGAACCACTCCGCCATCGTCAGCGCGGACAGCGCCACTCGCATACGAGTACCGGGCGGCTCGTCCATCTGACCGAAGACCAGCGCGGTGTCCTTGAGCACGTTGGCTTCCTTGAGCTCGACCCAGAGGTCGTTGCCCTCGCGGGTGCGCTCCCCCACGCCGGCGAACACCGAAGTACCGGAGAAGTTACGGGCGATGCGGTTGATCATCTCCTGGATCAACACCGTCTTGCCCACGCCGGCGCCGCCGAACAGTGCGATCTTGCCGCCACGCACGTACGGAGTGAGGAGGTCCACCACCTTCAGTCCGGTCTCGAGCATCTCGGTGCGGGGTTCGAGGTCCTCGAACGCCGGCGGCTTGCGGTGAATCGACCAGTGCTCGAAGTCTTCTCCGTATCCTGGTTCGTCCAAGCAGTATCCCAGCGCGTTGAAAACGTGACCCTTGACGTCCTCACCGACCGGCACGGTGATCGAGTTGCCGGTGTCGGTCACCTCGACGCCGCGCACGAGGCCGTCGGTGGGCTGCATCGAGATGGTGCGGACCAGATTGTCACCGAGGTGGTTCGCGACCTCCAGCGTGAGGGTTTTCTTCAGCTCCTCGAAGGTGATCTCCGCGTGCAGTGCGTTGAACAGTTCGGGGACCGAACCCCGCGGGAACTCGACGTCGACGACCGGCCCGGTCACCCGTACCACGCGGCCGCTGGTGTCCGATTTCGTCGGCTTGTCGGTCTTCTCGGCAGTAGCGCTCATATCTTTTTCGCTTCCTTGGGGGGCTACTTAGCGGCGTCGGCGAGCGCATTTGCGCCACCGACGATTTCGCTGATTTCCTGGGTGATCTGGGCCTGCCGCTCGCGGTTGGCCTCTAACGTCAGAGCCTTGATGAGGTCGTCGGCGTTGTCGGTGGCCGATTTCATCGCCCGCTGACGCGATGCCAGCTCGGAGGCCGCGGACTCGAGCATGGACGCGTAAACCCGTGTGGTCAGGTACCGCGGGAGCAGCGCCTCGAACAGAGTCGTCGCGTCCGGTTCGAACGAGTACAGGGTGCGCGGTCCAGTGTCTTCCTCGACAT from the Mycobacterium lentiflavum genome contains:
- the atpD gene encoding F0F1 ATP synthase subunit beta, which produces MSATAEKTDKPTKSDTSGRVVRVTGPVVDVEFPRGSVPELFNALHAEITFEELKKTLTLEVANHLGDNLVRTISMQPTDGLVRGVEVTDTGNSITVPVGEDVKGHVFNALGYCLDEPGYGEDFEHWSIHRKPPAFEDLEPRTEMLETGLKVVDLLTPYVRGGKIALFGGAGVGKTVLIQEMINRIARNFSGTSVFAGVGERTREGNDLWVELKEANVLKDTALVFGQMDEPPGTRMRVALSALTMAEWFRDEAGKDVLLFIDNIFRFTQAGSEVSTLLGRMPSAVGYQPTLADEMGELQERITSTRGKSITSMQAVYVPADDYTDPAPATTFAHLDATTELSRSVFSKGIFPAVDPLASSSTILDPSVVGDEHYRVAQEVIRILQRYKDLQDIIAILGIDELSEEDKQLVNRARRIERFLSQNMMAAEQFTGQPGSTVPVKETIEAFDRLSKGDFDHVPEQAFFLIGGLDDLAKKAETLGAKL